From a region of the Eulemur rufifrons isolate Redbay chromosome 7, OSU_ERuf_1, whole genome shotgun sequence genome:
- the LOC138387397 gene encoding olfactory receptor 2S2 produces MEQANRSSPVMGFILLGLSDHPKLKKTFFVLIMLMYLVVLGNGVLILVTILDSRLHTPMYFFLGNLSFLDICYTSFSVPLVLDGLLTPRETISFSACVLQMALSFATAGTECLLLGMMAFDRYVAICNPLRYSMVMHKAAYVSMAISSWAIGGAASVAHTSLAIQLPFCGDNVINHFTCEILAVLKLACADISVNVISLGVTNVIFLGVPVLFISFSYVFIIATILRIPSAEGRKKAFSTCSAHLTVVVIFYGTILFMYGKPKSKDSLGPEKQDLSDKLIPLFYGLVIPMLNPIIYSLRNKDVKAAVRNLMSPKHFMQ; encoded by the coding sequence ATGGAGCAAGCCAATCGGTCCTCCCCTGTGATGGGGTTCATTCTCCTGGGACTCTCTGACCACCCAAAGCTGAAGAAGACATTCTTTGTGCTCATCATGCTCATGTACCTGGTGGTCCTGGGCAATGGTGTCCTCATCCTGGTGACCATCCTCGACTCCCGCCTGCACAcgcccatgtacttcttcctgggGAACCTCTCCTTCCTGGACATCTGCTACACAAGCTTCTCAGTCCCTCTGGTCCTGGATGGTCTCCTGACCCCCAGGGAAACCATCTCCTTCTCAGCCTGTGTTCTGCAGATGGCACTCTCCTTTGCCACGGCAGGGACAGAGTGCCTGCTCCTGGGCATGATGGCATTTGATCGCTATGTAGCCATCTGCAACCCCCTTAGGTACTCCATGGTCATGCACAAGGCTGCCTATGTGTCCATGGCCATCAGCTCCTGGGCTATTGGTGGTGCTGCTTCCGTGGCACACACATCCTTGGCAATTCAGCTGCCCTTCTGTGGGGACAACGTCATCAACCACTTCACCTGTGAGATCCTGGCTGTCCTGAAGTTGGCCTGTGCTGACATCTCTGTCAATGTGATCAGCCTAGGGGTGACAAATGTGATCTTCCTGGGCGTCCCAGTCCTGTTCATCTCTTTCTCCTATGTCTTCATTATTGCCACCATCCTGAGGATCCCCTCAGCTGAGGGGAGGAAaaaggccttctccacctgctctGCCCACCTCACAGTCGTGGTCATCTTCTATGGGACCATCCTCTTCATGTACGGGAAGCCCAAGTCTAAGGACTCCTTGGGGCCTGAAAAACAGGATCTTTCAGATAAACTCATCCCCCTCTTCTATGGGTTGGTGATTCCCATGCTCAACCCCatcatctacagcctgaggaacaagGACGTGAAGGCCGCTGTGAGGAACCTCATGAGTCCTAAACACTTCATGCAGTGA